One Ricinus communis isolate WT05 ecotype wild-type chromosome 2, ASM1957865v1, whole genome shotgun sequence DNA segment encodes these proteins:
- the LOC125369314 gene encoding uncharacterized protein LOC125369314 → MEQFMDFLMQRAAQQQAPAPQTQQQKAVIDKNYERVRKQGANVFQGTTDPADAEEWLRNTERVKKLEFLQFKQNDMLVAEYEVQFLVQAEAEEEVVEEV, encoded by the exons atggaacagtttatggattttctgaTGCAACGGGCAGCTCAACAACAAGCACCGGCACCTCAGACTCAACAACAAAAGGCtgtgatagataagaattatgaaagagttaggaaacaaggtgctaatgtttttCAAGGTACTACTGATCCTGCTGACGCTGAGGAATGGTTACGAAATACAGAAAGGGT aaagaagcttgaatttcttcagtTCAAACAGAATGATATGTTAGTTGCAGAGTAcgaagttcaattt tTGGTTCAGGCAGAGGCAGAGGAAGAGGTGGTAGAggaggtttaa